In Bombus pyrosoma isolate SC7728 linkage group LG2, ASM1482585v1, whole genome shotgun sequence, a genomic segment contains:
- the LOC122576840 gene encoding uncharacterized protein LOC122576840: MKLRTEVFVLSAILCLVLFQGATGLLRRCVNCRSRGDLGSCKDPFTMNSTAIEMEKGVDTVPCASGWCGKIIERHGLNNEYGTATQRLCFQRGPDDGEERCAFTVWNYKKVYMCLCFGDLCNGTTKSSISNGLILTTLSVLLRWFI, encoded by the exons ATGAAGTTAAGGACAGAGGTTTTCGTACTCTCCGCGATTCTTTGTCTGGTTCTGTTTCAAGGCGCAACCG GACTTCTGCGAAGATGTGTGAATTGCAGATCAAGAGGAGATCTAGGATCTTGTAAGGATCCTTTCACTATGAACTCGACGGCGattgaaatggaaaaaggTGTCGACACTGTTCCTTGCGCATCTGGTTGGTGCGGCAAAATAATTGAACGACACGGTTTAAATAACG AATATGGTACCGCCACGCAAAGGCTTTGTTTCCAACGTGGACCTGACGACGGTGAGGAACGATGCGCGTTTACCGTGTGGAATTACAAAAAGGTGTATATGTGCCTTTGTTTCGGGGATCTGTGCAATGGAACGACGAAATCAAGCATCTCCAATGGTTTGATTCTGACAACGCTTTCCGTTTTACTACGATGGTTCATTTGA
- the LOC122576826 gene encoding uncharacterized protein LOC122576826 isoform X1, producing MSMMKVVVFLVAVAATRALPLSKVHVKFISPPHIYEHGITTDGDRTIDQTSYVSIGRRSTTGNPTEFGQRLHNKGNVAPYIKPENAESLWPVGVFIPPVDINDLGYSSRESRHMTPDFSNGLEYHDPYLLTGEEAMLAVKYLYSQGELFYDDIPHERALLKNQEERRRNGLHGHILRSLRPTSPFSRKA from the exons ATGTCGATG atGAAAGTGGTGGTCTTCTTAGTTGCTGTTGCAGCAACCAGAGCTTTGCCGCTCTCAAAAGTgcacgtgaaatttatttctcctcCGCACATTTATGAGCACGGTATTACGACAGATG GGGATCGGACGATAGATCAGACGTCTTACGTCTCTATTGGGAGAAGAAGCACAACAGGAAATCCTACAGAATTTG GACAACGATTACACAACAAAGGTAACGTTGCACCATATATAAAACCGGAAAATGCAGAATCTCTGTGGCCGGTAGGCGTTTTCATTCCACCAGTGGATATCAATGATCTTGGTTACAGTTCGCGAGAATCAAGGCATATGACACCTGACTTTTCCAACGGGCTTG AATACCACGACCCGTATTTATTGACCGGTGAGGAAGCAATGCTCGCTGTAAAATACCTTTATAGCCAGGGCGAGTTATTTTACGATGATATTCCACATGAAAGAGCACTGCTGAAAAACCAAGAAGAAAGGAGGCGAAACGGCCTTCATGGTCACATATTGAGAAGTTTGAGGCCTACCTCGCCATTCTCTAGAAAAGCTTAA
- the LOC122576787 gene encoding solute carrier family 41 member 3-like isoform X2 has translation MVAFPDPSTEPALSNMTVIKLDDCTDRNEHLVNKPNDREVEDQTFTIDRDNVSNGKDNYALDFDSMEKGIDNKLNTSADIKAEPDIVKKVADPDPDFHNNTGGFGNRPYRNERWYQTTFQVAVPFFIAGIGTIGAGLVLNQVKDWPVFGAISQLFILIPSLLGLKGNLDMCLASRISTQANLGNMHEFREIVKIIVGNIALVQIQAIVAAVLVSIFAITVNAITEGSEYTFKWNNCLLLATASVCTATSTCFILDFVMIAVIMISYRCKMNPDNLATPLAASFGDVVSISVLSTIASLLYERITPEPWILYVILGCYFLILPFWIYVVLKNNYTRNVLTSGWLPVLSALFISGFGGLVLDQVVDSFHGFVIFQPIINGIGGNLVSVQASRISTTLHQTTIMGILPPHTKIFISPWKALFRGSLYAKTARILICMAIFGEIIFIFVADYITNNTSTLHVCFVVSYIVVAVLQVMLLLYVAHIIIHAMWKHKIDPDNSAIPYLTALGDLSGTVFLAIAFWFLISIHQEYGK, from the exons ATGGTCGCTTTTCCGGACCCATCGACTGAACCGGCACTGTCAAACATGACTGTTATAAAGTTAGACGATTGCACGGATCGTAATGAGCATCTAGTAAACAAACCTAATGACAGGGAAGTTGAGGATCAGACGTTCACTATAGATCGAGACAACGTGTCAAACGGCAAGGATAACTATGCGTTAGATTTCGACAGTATGGAAAAAGGTATCGACAACAAACTAAACACATCGGCCGACATTAAAGCAGAACCTGATATCGTGAAGAAAGTGGCAG ATCCTGATCCTGACTTCCATAATAACACGGGCGGCTTTGGTAACAGACCATACAGAAACGAGAGATGGTATCAGACCACCTTCCAAGTAGCTGTTCCCTTCTTCATCGCCGGGATAGGTACCATCGGCGCTGGTCTGGTGCTTAACCAAGTCAAG GACTGGCCAGTATTCGGCGCCATTTCTCAATTATTCATTCTAATCCCTTCGCTATTGGGCCTGAAAGGAAATCTTGATATGTGCTTAGCCTCACGGATATCCACACAAGCCAATTTGGGTAACATGCACGAGTTTCGAGaaatcgtgaaaataattgtaggTAATATCGCATTGGTACAGATACAGGCGATCGTCGCGGCTGTTTTGGTATCGATCTTCGCGATCACAGTCAACGCTATAACGGAAGGCAGCGAGTACACTTTCAAATGGAACAATTGCCTATTATTAGCCACAGCTAGCGTCTGCACTGCCACGAGCACTTGCTTTATTCTag ATTTTGTAATGATCGCCGTTATCATGATTTCATATCGATGCAAAATGAACCCCGACAATTTAGCTACGCCTTTGGCTGCCTCATTTGGAGACGTCGTATCAATTAGCGTTCTATCGACGATAGCATCATTATTGTACGAAAGAATCACGCCAGAACCGTGGatcttatacgttatacttggctgttactttttaattttaccgtTTTGGATCTATGTGGTTCTTAAGAATAACTACACTAGAAATGTTTTAACATCTGGATGGCTTCCTGTTTTATCGGCCTTGTTTATCAGTGG ATTTGGCGGTTTGGTTCTTGATCAAGTTGTTGACTCGTTCCATGGATTCGTGATCTTTCAACCAATCATAAACGGAATTGGTGGTAATTTAGTCTCTGTGCAAGCATCTCGAATCTCAACTACATTGCACCAGACAACGATTATGGGAATTTTACCGCCACAcacgaaaattttcatcagtcCGTGGAAAGCGCTCTTTAGAGGCT CGCTGTACGCGAAAACTGCCAGAATACTCATTTGCATGGCGATTTTtggtgaaataattttcatttttgtcgCCGATTATATCACAAATAACACGTCCACGTTACATGTATGCTTTGTGGTTTCTTATATCGTCGTGGCCGTTCTTCAA GTTATGCTGTTGCTCTACGTGGCGCATATCATTATTCACGCTATGTGGAAACACAAAATCGACCCGGACAATTCCGCCATCCCATATTTAACGGCATTGGGCGATCTCTCGGGAACAGTATTCTTAGCAATAGCGTTTTGGTTCCTCATAAGTATACATCAAGAGTACGGGAAATAA
- the LOC122576757 gene encoding uncharacterized protein LOC122576757: MSSTMAHETTTISELAELDSDGSSCGERDARKRLRFDADSTGPKKRRKQTTPVRFSSTLMPGVHEESNEDEEEDEDSEGKLSSQSPIPSQSSIRDENLNNEFRCKYCSQFFDNKETLNVHLDNEHGSANQISEQSQSRSPNSVIKQEPSQQLDQSENPVNLLSVKNFAINWLATGQHVQSQAQMQTQNEESWPGPTSQIPPLPNHLQILSGFPGALAQYLPMPAFPLTDSGSIVRPSLGPTPVRIFNPDAYCDLCNKEFCNKYFLKTHKANKHGIYVDSPGPSTVDNSIPGPLFPTNYPSNMVKLELPVTPPTPTVACDLCQKRFKNEESMRKHKQKMHAELLDQSQESQINLSQNEEDRDTSRDSLGGMETLFKQEYGIEQEDATFVPAPRHLSPQSIQQARESGFSADRLRRLGVINPEAFCEICCKEYCNKYFLRTHKMKRHGIIVQDNERSPSNPGTAASWHQVQTSPLNLIVTENPGSTESNDRVVDDYECKLCGIRFQTIGLYQAHCRKMHESEEQQSPRQECELDISDQRNDSISEDLQKLQTMLLQLNGLKPTKGLSCNVCGKECETRAALHIHMITEHGAIQEDSTSSPQEKSPLTTTSAFCALCGKDYASQDALRKHIADEHQPAVSNTIPHTPTTTATTTNSNSTSQTPTERKVTSMTPTSSYCEICNKELCNKYFMKTHMQRMHGIEIENGAQIGGVICNICNKELCSKYFLRVHKHNTHGIVDENTPSSVKQETHEASNVDDAALKPEQLGDLSHRYFTHFTEVCPICSRRFRSIKWLKAHLMGDHGKTGIDKWREMEQQYQTTPKSGNRTANVISKNPQQSSNLKIPNGFEISQQIKSADYTGLGNQVLSNLLGSSSEDQQLKSYRCSYCNFTTTVLPFLFLHERSHVNSRDNEGEKSLQCPICSQGFHQPEMLHQHLLTTHQFPTLLPHFQPPVLNNLGLDAEKLNEAKEKLDLEAKEDHTRNSPQATTNQNIPEPMRNKQQDETAVQVTPHGIYKCAQCGYATTNLNRIKKHVRKDHKTISDPTDSVLAELSRTLKDVANKHKVPACYATPQDMNSNPDKTIMQPFLIEEQDTMQAGEESSSEKRFAPALVYLPVKSRINNALTASFTLSPA; the protein is encoded by the coding sequence ATGTCCTCGACGATGGCGCATGAGACGACGACGATATCGGAATTGGCGGAATTGGACAGCGACGGATCGAGTTGCGGAGAACGCGACGCGAGGAAACGTCTTCGTTTCGACGCGGATTCAACAGGGCCGAAGAAGAGACGGAAACAAACGACGCCTGTGAGATTCTCCTCGACGTTAATGCCCGGTGTGCACGAAGAATCGAACGAGGACGAGGAAGAGGACGAGGACAGCGAAGGTAAGCTGTCGTCGCAATCACCCATACCGAGTCAATCATCGATAAGAGACGAGAACCTGAATAACGAATTCCGTTGCAAATATTGTAGTCAGTTTTTCGATAACAAGGAAACGTTGAACGTTCACCTCGACAATGAGCACGGTTCCGCGAATCAGATTTCGGAACAAAGTCAAAGTAGATCTCCGAATTCCGTGATCAAACAAGAACCGTCTCAGCAACTGGACCAATCCGAGAATCCCGTTAATTTGCTTAGCGTAAAGAACTTCGCGATAAACTGGCTAGCCACCGGGCAACACGTGCAATCGCAAGCACAAATGCAGACGCAGAACGAAGAATCCTGGCCCGGGCCAACGAGTCAAATTCCACCTTTACCTAACCACTTGCAAATCCTTTCTGGTTTTCCTGGCGCCTTGGCGCAGTATTTACCTATGCCCGCGTTCCCATTGACGGACTCCGGTTCTATCGTCAGGCCCTCGTTGGGACCAACGCCGGTCAGGATCTTTAATCCGGACGCGTACTGTGATCTGTGCAATAAAGAGTTCTGCAACAAGTATTTCCTCAAGACACACAAAGCGAACAAGCACGGTATCTACGTCGATTCACCGGGACCCAGCACCGTCGACAATAGCATTCCAGGACCATTGTTCCCTACCAACTATCCTAGTAACATGGTTAAGCTAGAACTGCCCGTGACACCACCTACGCCGACCGTCGCGTGTGATCTCTGCCAGAAACGTTTCAAAAACGAGGAATCGATGCGTAAACACAAACAAAAGATGCACGCTGAATTATTGGATCAGTCGCAAGAGTCTCAGATCAATTTGTCGCAAAACGAAGAGGACAGGGATACGTCGAGGGATAGTCTCGGCGGTATGGAAACGCTGTTTAAGCAAGAATACGGGATAGAACAAGAGGATGCAACGTTCGTACCAGCACCCAGACATTTATCGCCTCAATCGATTCAACAGGCACGAGAGTCTGGTTTCAGCGCCGATCGACTTCGCCGTTTAGGGGTTATAAATCCAGAAGCGTTTTGCGAGATATGTTGTAAAGAGTACTGTAATAAGTACTTCCTACGGACTCATAAAATGAAGAGGCACGGTATCATCGTTCAGGACAACGAAAGATCGCCTAGCAATCCAGGCACAGCGGCCAGTTGGCATCAAGTGCAGACCAGTCCGTTAAATCTGATCGTGACGGAGAACCCTGGTAGCACggaatcgaacgatcgagtcGTCGACGATTACGAGTGCAAGTTATGTGGTATACGTTTCCAGACGATTGGCCTGTATCAAGCTCACTGTCGGAAGATGCACGAGAGCGAGGAACAACAATCGCCTAGGCAAGAGTGCGAGCTAGATATATCCGATCAACGGAACGATTCGATCTCGGAGGATCTTCAAAAATTGCAGACGATGCTGTTGCAACTGAACGGACTCAAGCCTACCAAGGGATTATCGTGCAACGTGTGCGGAAAAGAATGCGAGACCAGAGCAGCGTTGCATATTCATATGATAACGGAACACGGCGCCATCCAAGAAGATTCAACATCCTCGCCGCAAGAAAAGTCACCCTTAACTACAACCTCAGCGTTCTGCGCCCTATGTGGAAAAGATTACGCGAGTCAAGACGCTCTCAGGAAACATATCGCCGACGAACATCAACCAGCGGTTTCGAATACCATTCCTCACACTCCTACAACCACAGCGACGACGACCAATTCGAATTCGACCAGCCAAACTCCGACCGAAAGAAAGGTAACGTCGATGACGCCAACGTCGAGCTATTGCGAGATATGCAACAAGGAATTATGCAATAAGTACTTCATGAAGACGCATATGCAAAGAATGCACggtattgaaattgaaaatggaGCCCAGATCGGTGGCGTGATATGCAACATTTGCAACAAGGAGCTGTGCAGCAAATACTTTTTACGCGTTCACAAGCACAACACTCACGGCATAGTCGACGAAAATACTCCCAGTTCGGTAAAACAAGAGACCCACGAGGCATCAAACGTGGACGATGCTGCTTTGAAGCCGGAGCAACTCGGTGATCTGAGTCACAGATATTTCACCCACTTTACAGAGGTTTGTCCAATCTGTAGCAGAAGGTTCCGTAGTATAAAGTGGTTAAAGGCTCATCTGATGGGTGATCATGGGAAAACAGGCATCGATAAATGGCGCGAGATGGAGCAACAATACCAAACAACGCCGAAATCAGGGAATAGAACGGCGAATGTAATATCGAAGAACCCTCAACAGAGCTCGAATTTGAAGATACCGAATGGATTTGAAATCTCACAGCAAATCAAGTCTGCCGACTACACTGGTTTGGGTAATCAAGTTCTGTCAAATTTACTGGGGTCATCTTCCGAAGATCAACAGCTGAAAAGCTATCGCTGTTCCTATTGCAATTTCACGACCACCGTGTTACCGTTTCTCTTCCTTCACGAGAGGTCTCACGTGAATTCCCGTGACAACGAAGGAGAGAAATCGCTTCAATGTCCGATTTGCTCCCAAGGTTTCCATCAGCCGGAAATGTTGCATCAGCATCTCCTCACGACGCACCAATTCCCCACGTTGCTGCCTCATTTTCAACCCCCTGTGCTTAATAATTTAGGTCTGGACGCGGAGAAATTGAACGAGGCCAAAGAAAAACTCGATCTGGAAGCGAAGGAGGACCATACGAGGAACAGTCCACAAGCTACCACCAATCAAAACATTCCCGAACCGATGAGAAACAAACAACAGGACGAAACAGCGGTCCAAGTTACTCCTCATGGTATATATAAGTGCGCACAGTGCGGTTACGCGACGAccaatttaaatagaattaagaAGCACGTGAGAAAAGATCACAAAACGATCAGCGATCCTACCGATAGCGTGCTCGCCGAGCTTAGCAGAACTTTGAAAGACGTTGCCAACAAACATAAGGTACCAGCTTGCTACGCAACGCCACAGGATATGAACTCCAATCCTGATAAAACGATCATGCAGCcatttttaatcgaagaacAGGACACGATGCAAGCTGGAGAGGAATCCAGCTCGGAGAAACGGTTCGCACCGGCTTTGGTCTATCTGCCGGTTAAATCGCGAATCAACAACGCGCTCACTGCATCCTTCACCCTCAGTCCTGCTTGA
- the LOC122576787 gene encoding solute carrier family 41 member 3-like isoform X1: protein MVAFPDPSTEPALSNMTVIKLDDCTDRNEHLVNKPNDREVEDQTFTIDRDNVSNGKDNYALDFDSMEKGIDNKLNTSADIKAEPDIVKKVAAGLKNPNGQKNKTGMSLSNLGGGTISSGSSVVTISSVANSDPDPDFHNNTGGFGNRPYRNERWYQTTFQVAVPFFIAGIGTIGAGLVLNQVKDWPVFGAISQLFILIPSLLGLKGNLDMCLASRISTQANLGNMHEFREIVKIIVGNIALVQIQAIVAAVLVSIFAITVNAITEGSEYTFKWNNCLLLATASVCTATSTCFILDFVMIAVIMISYRCKMNPDNLATPLAASFGDVVSISVLSTIASLLYERITPEPWILYVILGCYFLILPFWIYVVLKNNYTRNVLTSGWLPVLSALFISGFGGLVLDQVVDSFHGFVIFQPIINGIGGNLVSVQASRISTTLHQTTIMGILPPHTKIFISPWKALFRGSLYAKTARILICMAIFGEIIFIFVADYITNNTSTLHVCFVVSYIVVAVLQVMLLLYVAHIIIHAMWKHKIDPDNSAIPYLTALGDLSGTVFLAIAFWFLISIHQEYGK, encoded by the exons ATGGTCGCTTTTCCGGACCCATCGACTGAACCGGCACTGTCAAACATGACTGTTATAAAGTTAGACGATTGCACGGATCGTAATGAGCATCTAGTAAACAAACCTAATGACAGGGAAGTTGAGGATCAGACGTTCACTATAGATCGAGACAACGTGTCAAACGGCAAGGATAACTATGCGTTAGATTTCGACAGTATGGAAAAAGGTATCGACAACAAACTAAACACATCGGCCGACATTAAAGCAGAACCTGATATCGTGAAGAAAGTGGCAG CGGGTCTGAAAAATCCTAACGGCCAAAAGAACAAAACGGGCATGTCACTGTCCAATCTCGGTGGTGGAACAATTTCAAGTGGAAGTTCCGTAGTGACCATCTCTTCCGTCGCAAATTCAGATCCTGATCCTGACTTCCATAATAACACGGGCGGCTTTGGTAACAGACCATACAGAAACGAGAGATGGTATCAGACCACCTTCCAAGTAGCTGTTCCCTTCTTCATCGCCGGGATAGGTACCATCGGCGCTGGTCTGGTGCTTAACCAAGTCAAG GACTGGCCAGTATTCGGCGCCATTTCTCAATTATTCATTCTAATCCCTTCGCTATTGGGCCTGAAAGGAAATCTTGATATGTGCTTAGCCTCACGGATATCCACACAAGCCAATTTGGGTAACATGCACGAGTTTCGAGaaatcgtgaaaataattgtaggTAATATCGCATTGGTACAGATACAGGCGATCGTCGCGGCTGTTTTGGTATCGATCTTCGCGATCACAGTCAACGCTATAACGGAAGGCAGCGAGTACACTTTCAAATGGAACAATTGCCTATTATTAGCCACAGCTAGCGTCTGCACTGCCACGAGCACTTGCTTTATTCTag ATTTTGTAATGATCGCCGTTATCATGATTTCATATCGATGCAAAATGAACCCCGACAATTTAGCTACGCCTTTGGCTGCCTCATTTGGAGACGTCGTATCAATTAGCGTTCTATCGACGATAGCATCATTATTGTACGAAAGAATCACGCCAGAACCGTGGatcttatacgttatacttggctgttactttttaattttaccgtTTTGGATCTATGTGGTTCTTAAGAATAACTACACTAGAAATGTTTTAACATCTGGATGGCTTCCTGTTTTATCGGCCTTGTTTATCAGTGG ATTTGGCGGTTTGGTTCTTGATCAAGTTGTTGACTCGTTCCATGGATTCGTGATCTTTCAACCAATCATAAACGGAATTGGTGGTAATTTAGTCTCTGTGCAAGCATCTCGAATCTCAACTACATTGCACCAGACAACGATTATGGGAATTTTACCGCCACAcacgaaaattttcatcagtcCGTGGAAAGCGCTCTTTAGAGGCT CGCTGTACGCGAAAACTGCCAGAATACTCATTTGCATGGCGATTTTtggtgaaataattttcatttttgtcgCCGATTATATCACAAATAACACGTCCACGTTACATGTATGCTTTGTGGTTTCTTATATCGTCGTGGCCGTTCTTCAA GTTATGCTGTTGCTCTACGTGGCGCATATCATTATTCACGCTATGTGGAAACACAAAATCGACCCGGACAATTCCGCCATCCCATATTTAACGGCATTGGGCGATCTCTCGGGAACAGTATTCTTAGCAATAGCGTTTTGGTTCCTCATAAGTATACATCAAGAGTACGGGAAATAA
- the LOC122576826 gene encoding uncharacterized protein LOC122576826 isoform X2: MKVVVFLVAVAATRALPLSKVHVKFISPPHIYEHGITTDGDRTIDQTSYVSIGRRSTTGNPTEFGQRLHNKGNVAPYIKPENAESLWPVGVFIPPVDINDLGYSSRESRHMTPDFSNGLEYHDPYLLTGEEAMLAVKYLYSQGELFYDDIPHERALLKNQEERRRNGLHGHILRSLRPTSPFSRKA, from the exons atGAAAGTGGTGGTCTTCTTAGTTGCTGTTGCAGCAACCAGAGCTTTGCCGCTCTCAAAAGTgcacgtgaaatttatttctcctcCGCACATTTATGAGCACGGTATTACGACAGATG GGGATCGGACGATAGATCAGACGTCTTACGTCTCTATTGGGAGAAGAAGCACAACAGGAAATCCTACAGAATTTG GACAACGATTACACAACAAAGGTAACGTTGCACCATATATAAAACCGGAAAATGCAGAATCTCTGTGGCCGGTAGGCGTTTTCATTCCACCAGTGGATATCAATGATCTTGGTTACAGTTCGCGAGAATCAAGGCATATGACACCTGACTTTTCCAACGGGCTTG AATACCACGACCCGTATTTATTGACCGGTGAGGAAGCAATGCTCGCTGTAAAATACCTTTATAGCCAGGGCGAGTTATTTTACGATGATATTCCACATGAAAGAGCACTGCTGAAAAACCAAGAAGAAAGGAGGCGAAACGGCCTTCATGGTCACATATTGAGAAGTTTGAGGCCTACCTCGCCATTCTCTAGAAAAGCTTAA